One window of Mucilaginibacter inviolabilis genomic DNA carries:
- a CDS encoding helix-turn-helix transcriptional regulator: MPQSKDQPARIRVINECLSQNGTYWTKQELLDKMLDIDIDIEDRTLEADITDMRRSTKLGYRAPIKWCRVHKGYHYTERDYSIDKLPLNKDDVRRLEWAATTLSQYQGIPLMREFTTTIDKIIRVVNRVKRGNYETILDFIEFEKTPPADGLKHMDGIIEAIQSARAIQLTYHSFDQEAPKMVTLHPYFIKEYRNRWYVIGYHQEEKMIKTYAYDRILEIDQSASLYIKNTTFDKSKYLSDCIGIGLGSREKEHIVLQFVPRSGKYVTTQPLHHSQNVMKNDNEAVIISLDVIVNYELISTILSYGNFVRVIEPASLISTIKETAQLIIEQYQPAT; this comes from the coding sequence ATGCCACAATCCAAAGATCAGCCTGCCCGCATACGCGTAATTAATGAATGCCTCTCTCAGAATGGCACATATTGGACTAAACAAGAACTGCTTGATAAAATGCTGGACATTGATATCGATATTGAAGATCGTACGTTGGAAGCAGATATCACAGACATGCGCCGATCGACGAAACTTGGCTACCGTGCACCTATAAAATGGTGCAGAGTACATAAAGGCTATCACTACACAGAACGCGATTATTCAATCGACAAACTGCCGCTTAACAAGGATGATGTCAGGCGCCTGGAATGGGCGGCCACGACCCTATCTCAATATCAGGGCATACCCCTAATGAGAGAATTCACAACCACCATCGATAAGATCATTCGTGTGGTCAACCGGGTAAAGCGGGGGAATTATGAAACCATACTGGACTTTATAGAGTTCGAAAAAACACCACCAGCCGACGGACTAAAACATATGGATGGGATCATAGAAGCCATCCAGAGCGCCAGGGCCATACAGCTGACCTACCATAGTTTCGATCAGGAAGCGCCTAAAATGGTCACCCTGCACCCGTACTTTATCAAAGAATACCGGAACCGCTGGTATGTGATTGGGTACCATCAGGAAGAAAAGATGATCAAAACCTATGCTTACGACCGTATCCTGGAAATTGACCAGTCGGCTAGTCTATATATAAAAAACACCACGTTCGACAAAAGCAAATACCTTAGCGATTGCATCGGCATCGGTCTGGGCTCCCGGGAGAAAGAACATATCGTACTTCAGTTTGTACCGCGCAGCGGTAAATATGTTACTACCCAGCCTTTACACCATTCACAAAACGTGATGAAAAACGATAATGAGGCTGTTATCATATCGCTGGATGTCATTGTCAATTATGAATTAATCAGCACCATTTTAAGCTACGGTAATTTTGTGCGCGTGATCGAGCCGGCTTCCTTGATTTCCACGATTAAAGAAACGGCCCAACTGATCATTGAGCAATATCAACCCGCAACTTGA
- a CDS encoding UvrD-helicase domain-containing protein — protein sequence MAEKFDVKNVPLTGSNLIEASAGTGKTYSIALLMLRLLLQKGLEVKQILMVTYTKAAVAELEERIRLFVRLAYQAAKGEQIADPLIASIVQEAIGQADEAAIRELLRRATLLLDETAVMTIHSFCQQSLNEFAFETGQLFDCELLEAPSLLVEEEVNKFWREKITTLTAVLLKELLLQGFSRKWLADAIKGYMAGQRYVNYVQGTHYSLSGDDKAALEISLAEAHAAAAEAETALFESVTTDTAMHARTQANTNARKHLQHLLVDPPAFIEALVKKRGSGYITDNYADLLGRIDALALLRKRPGQLIWNLIDRLICMAIEVAVEQIDTYKSQHSILLFDDLINKLHRAGMADKNGALKALMQNKFKAVFIDEFQDTDKLQYELFEYFFGDETILFYIGDPKQSIYSFRKADIFTYLQAAENVSAKYEMNTNFRSSPTLIAAMNNFFEPVQDFDTFSFGTGENGIKYVPVEAPDGLQNMGLYRNDELQVPMSVYQAPNKPTAANMTAQAIHQLLNDPTAVLVKKDKKQPVTPAAIGVLVRSRYEGADVKAALGRLGIPAVTIDDARILNTPEAVSILALLTAFETPGRSTINKALLTPIAGLGRDALLKLNEEQTLEQFKQYGELWANAGIYVALTGFFAEHQVRKRLLSQKHEGGERVLTNLVQLTELLHKVQTGKQLANIELINWLQKAVDGMDVGGDEYQQRIESDEESVKIVTIHKSKGLEYPIVFAPYLDFKFKDDFVFCSFRDHDSAEYLFMHQSQLSSDQLAAYRAQQEQENKRLLYVAITRAVYQCYLVKNTDWRYNNSSLNDFFKALKDAPPPSDLIVFADGTGPAPDLNRNFSAPWQPVPPRTAKQFVLAEPNWHKLSYTFLTAKHEYIPREDMITPEAAYDVFIFKQLPKGAITGNFLHYLFENIDFGDRQGWQQVIDAGLNRFFPGSTVVTPQMLLQLLDHVIGSTIMVNEQTIALSGINRNARISEFEFDFPVSVFNNRQLGILGSGEDRDYSGIMNGKIDLFFELNGKYYLLDWKSNFLGSSTEAYAGDELKQAMDEYHYHLQYLLYALALKKYLSVRLADFSYDKHFGGVIYLFLRGVRKGTETGVFTYRPSLAEISAIEDIFIGDQVAG from the coding sequence ATGGCAGAGAAATTTGATGTAAAAAATGTGCCCTTAACAGGCAGTAACCTGATCGAAGCCAGCGCCGGAACGGGTAAGACCTATTCCATTGCTTTATTAATGCTTCGTTTACTCCTGCAAAAGGGACTGGAAGTCAAACAGATATTGATGGTAACCTATACCAAGGCTGCTGTGGCCGAGCTGGAGGAACGGATCCGTTTGTTCGTTCGCCTGGCTTACCAGGCTGCGAAAGGGGAACAGATCGCAGACCCGCTGATCGCTTCGATTGTACAGGAAGCGATCGGTCAGGCTGATGAAGCAGCTATTCGTGAGCTGCTGCGCAGGGCCACTCTTTTGCTGGACGAGACCGCGGTGATGACGATCCATAGTTTTTGCCAGCAATCGCTGAACGAGTTCGCTTTTGAAACCGGCCAGCTGTTCGATTGCGAACTTTTGGAAGCCCCATCTTTGTTAGTGGAGGAAGAAGTCAATAAGTTCTGGCGTGAAAAAATAACGACGCTGACGGCCGTTTTGCTTAAAGAGCTGCTGTTACAAGGATTTAGCCGGAAGTGGCTCGCGGATGCCATCAAAGGGTATATGGCAGGGCAGCGTTATGTGAATTATGTGCAGGGTACGCATTATAGTTTAAGTGGCGATGACAAAGCGGCGCTGGAAATTTCGCTGGCGGAAGCCCATGCCGCGGCCGCGGAAGCGGAAACCGCGCTGTTCGAATCGGTAACGACCGATACAGCTATGCATGCCCGGACACAAGCCAATACAAATGCGAGAAAACACCTGCAACACTTACTGGTCGATCCACCGGCATTCATCGAAGCGTTGGTAAAAAAACGTGGTTCAGGCTATATCACCGATAATTATGCCGATTTACTCGGGCGCATCGATGCATTGGCTTTGTTGAGAAAACGTCCCGGTCAGCTCATCTGGAATTTGATCGACCGTTTGATCTGTATGGCTATCGAGGTGGCGGTTGAGCAGATCGATACCTATAAGTCCCAGCATAGCATCCTGCTATTCGATGATTTGATCAACAAACTGCACCGGGCCGGCATGGCAGATAAGAACGGGGCGCTTAAAGCCTTGATGCAAAATAAGTTCAAGGCGGTTTTTATCGATGAATTCCAGGACACCGATAAATTGCAGTACGAGTTATTTGAATACTTTTTCGGTGACGAAACCATACTGTTTTATATCGGCGACCCCAAGCAATCGATCTATTCATTCAGAAAAGCGGATATATTTACCTACCTGCAGGCTGCAGAAAACGTGAGCGCTAAATATGAAATGAATACCAATTTCCGTTCAAGCCCGACACTGATCGCCGCAATGAACAATTTCTTCGAACCTGTACAGGATTTTGACACGTTTAGCTTCGGAACTGGGGAGAATGGCATTAAGTATGTCCCTGTAGAAGCGCCGGACGGCCTGCAAAATATGGGCCTTTACCGGAATGACGAGCTACAAGTTCCGATGTCGGTCTACCAGGCACCGAACAAACCGACGGCCGCGAATATGACCGCCCAGGCGATCCATCAATTGCTGAACGACCCCACCGCCGTGCTGGTCAAAAAAGACAAAAAGCAACCGGTCACACCAGCCGCCATAGGCGTACTGGTTAGAAGCCGGTATGAGGGCGCAGATGTCAAGGCCGCCCTCGGCAGGTTAGGAATACCGGCAGTGACGATCGATGATGCCAGGATATTAAATACGCCGGAAGCCGTTTCTATACTGGCCCTGCTTACCGCATTTGAAACGCCAGGCCGCAGTACGATCAATAAAGCTTTACTAACGCCCATAGCCGGCCTCGGCCGCGACGCTTTATTAAAACTGAATGAGGAACAAACACTAGAACAGTTTAAACAATACGGTGAGTTATGGGCGAATGCAGGCATCTACGTCGCCTTGACCGGCTTTTTTGCCGAACACCAGGTCAGGAAACGTTTATTGAGTCAGAAACATGAAGGCGGCGAGCGGGTCCTAACCAACCTGGTGCAGTTGACTGAACTGCTCCACAAAGTCCAAACCGGAAAACAATTGGCCAATATCGAGCTGATCAACTGGCTGCAAAAGGCGGTCGATGGAATGGATGTTGGTGGCGATGAATACCAGCAGCGTATAGAAAGTGATGAAGAATCGGTAAAAATCGTCACGATCCACAAAAGCAAGGGCCTGGAATATCCCATTGTTTTTGCGCCTTACCTGGACTTCAAGTTTAAAGACGATTTTGTTTTCTGCAGTTTTCGGGACCATGATAGCGCGGAGTATCTATTCATGCACCAATCCCAGCTTTCCAGTGACCAGCTGGCTGCTTACCGCGCGCAGCAAGAGCAGGAAAACAAACGCCTGCTCTATGTGGCCATCACCCGCGCCGTATACCAATGTTACCTGGTGAAAAATACTGACTGGCGATATAACAATTCCAGCTTAAACGATTTTTTCAAAGCCTTGAAAGATGCGCCGCCCCCGTCCGACTTAATAGTTTTTGCAGATGGCACAGGACCGGCGCCTGACCTCAACAGAAACTTTTCAGCGCCCTGGCAGCCTGTTCCGCCCCGGACGGCAAAACAATTCGTGCTGGCAGAACCCAACTGGCATAAACTGAGCTATACCTTTTTGACTGCTAAACACGAATACATTCCGCGGGAGGATATGATCACGCCGGAGGCTGCCTATGATGTCTTTATTTTTAAGCAACTGCCTAAAGGCGCGATAACAGGCAATTTCCTGCATTATTTATTTGAAAACATTGACTTCGGCGACCGGCAGGGATGGCAGCAGGTGATCGACGCAGGTTTGAACCGGTTCTTTCCGGGGTCAACGGTCGTTACCCCCCAAATGCTTTTACAATTGCTCGACCATGTGATTGGCTCAACAATAATGGTCAATGAGCAAACCATTGCTTTGTCCGGCATAAACCGGAATGCCCGGATCAGTGAGTTTGAGTTCGATTTTCCGGTAAGTGTCTTCAATAACCGGCAGCTCGGCATCCTGGGCAGTGGTGAAGACCGTGATTATTCAGGTATCATGAACGGCAAGATCGACTTGTTTTTTGAATTGAACGGCAAATACTACTTACTGGACTGGAAATCGAACTTTTTGGGATCCTCGACCGAAGCTTATGCCGGTGACGAACTAAAACAGGCAATGGATGAATACCACTACCACTTACAATACTTACTTTACGCGTTGGCCCTGAAGAAATATTTGAGTGTCCGGCTAGCCGATTTCAGCTATGACAAGCATTTTGGCGGGGTTATCTATCTATTTTTAAGGGGCGTCAGAAAGGGAACCGAAACAGGTGTGTTTACTTACCGGCCGTCTTTGGCAGAGATAAGCGCTATCGAAGATATCTTTATCGGCGATCAAGTTGCGGGTTGA
- a CDS encoding Arm DNA-binding domain-containing protein, producing the protein MEAPGRAQKQTFSVNFFLKPSKSPGKPEAHIYIRVTVNGHREDFSTQCSCLKEEWDGSVQRMKGTRERARSVNSWLDTMAGRCHESRQELYATGKALPQPISVN; encoded by the coding sequence ATTGAAGCGCCCGGCCGCGCGCAAAAACAAACTTTCAGCGTCAACTTCTTCCTGAAGCCCTCTAAATCGCCAGGCAAGCCAGAGGCCCATATTTATATCCGGGTGACCGTCAATGGGCACCGGGAGGATTTTTCGACGCAATGCAGCTGTTTGAAAGAGGAGTGGGATGGGAGTGTTCAACGTATGAAAGGCACCCGGGAGCGGGCCAGATCGGTCAACAGTTGGCTGGATACCATGGCTGGCCGATGCCACGAAAGCAGGCAGGAGCTTTATGCGACCGGTAAGGCTTTACCGCAACCCATATCCGTAAATTGA
- a CDS encoding exonuclease SbcCD subunit D C-terminal domain-containing protein: MRVLHTADWHLGKRLEQFERTEEHQDFLDWLIGILNAEKIEVLIVAGDIFDSGSPSNSALEQYYRFLRQVKDTCCRDVVIIGGNHDSISTLNAPKTLLKYFNVHIVGGVPEHPAEQVIPIKNSDGEIGLIVCAVPFLRDKDIRLSISGETAEEREMRIKMGIMDHYHNLVEHIALHKEKDIPVIATGHLFAAGGAASGSEKDIHVGNLGQVAGDQFPMEFNYIALGHLHKPQKVNGAEHIRYSGSPIALDFSEYNHKKQVIAVEFRKGVVEVKEVPIPPSRSLIRISGSMSSVKSQISLLEDAGLKYPAWVELKIETDAFLPDLSEQLAKLKLSKPFIGHFFSRQQLIRRNNTDSKVEALALNDLTPEAVFGKKYESVYGSPVPEEMLSTFKEALEALHQQEGGS; the protein is encoded by the coding sequence ATGAGGGTATTACATACTGCGGACTGGCACTTGGGGAAGCGCCTGGAACAGTTCGAAAGAACAGAAGAACATCAGGATTTTCTGGATTGGCTGATAGGCATACTGAATGCTGAAAAAATTGAGGTGCTCATCGTTGCGGGTGATATCTTTGACTCCGGTTCTCCTTCCAATTCGGCACTGGAACAATATTATCGTTTTTTACGTCAAGTCAAAGATACTTGCTGCCGGGATGTGGTCATCATTGGTGGCAACCACGATTCGATCAGTACATTAAATGCACCGAAAACCTTACTGAAATATTTTAATGTACATATTGTAGGCGGCGTACCGGAGCATCCTGCTGAACAAGTTATCCCTATCAAAAATTCAGATGGTGAGATTGGTCTGATCGTTTGTGCGGTACCATTTTTACGAGACAAAGATATTAGGTTATCCATATCAGGCGAAACCGCTGAAGAACGGGAAATGCGTATTAAAATGGGGATCATGGATCATTACCATAATTTGGTTGAACATATTGCATTACACAAAGAAAAAGATATTCCGGTAATCGCAACCGGTCATTTATTTGCGGCCGGTGGAGCTGCTTCAGGTTCGGAAAAGGATATTCATGTAGGGAATTTGGGGCAGGTGGCCGGCGACCAGTTCCCCATGGAATTCAACTATATCGCCCTGGGCCACCTGCACAAACCTCAAAAGGTAAACGGGGCTGAGCATATTCGATATTCAGGTTCCCCGATTGCTCTGGACTTCTCCGAATATAATCACAAAAAGCAAGTTATTGCAGTCGAGTTTCGTAAAGGTGTGGTGGAAGTTAAAGAAGTTCCAATCCCGCCCAGTCGCAGCCTGATCAGGATATCAGGAAGTATGAGTAGCGTCAAAAGCCAGATCAGTTTATTGGAAGATGCCGGGTTGAAATACCCGGCATGGGTAGAGCTCAAAATAGAAACCGATGCCTTTCTTCCTGATCTATCAGAACAACTGGCTAAGCTTAAATTGAGCAAACCTTTTATCGGGCATTTTTTTTCGCGGCAACAATTGATCAGAAGGAACAATACGGACTCAAAAGTGGAAGCATTAGCGCTCAATGACTTAACTCCGGAAGCCGTGTTTGGAAAAAAATATGAGTCGGTGTATGGCAGCCCTGTACCCGAGGAAATGCTCTCGACTTTCAAAGAGGCATTGGAGGCATTACATCAGCAGGAGGGAGGATCATGA
- a CDS encoding helix-turn-helix domain-containing protein: MTPDELITKKDLENFKKELFELLGPLAGGKAGNDKWLKNEDLKKLLKISGATIQNLRVNGALPFSKIGGIYFYKQEDIDKMLEGPEKKRPLKRPAARKNKLSASTSS; this comes from the coding sequence ATGACACCGGACGAACTCATTACCAAAAAAGACCTGGAAAATTTCAAGAAGGAATTATTCGAATTGCTCGGACCTTTAGCTGGAGGAAAGGCGGGCAATGATAAGTGGCTTAAGAATGAAGATTTAAAAAAGTTGTTAAAGATATCCGGCGCGACCATTCAAAACTTGCGTGTGAATGGCGCTTTACCGTTTTCAAAGATCGGCGGGATTTACTTTTATAAACAGGAGGATATAGACAAAATGCTGGAAGGCCCTGAAAAAAAAAGACCATTGAAGCGCCCGGCCGCGCGCAAAAACAAACTTTCAGCGTCAACTTCTTCCTGA
- a CDS encoding AAA family ATPase, whose translation MNVATYNQAGVLFDNLKKINFIYGVNGSGKTTLTKLVANSEDPIFNKCTVTWKNNVKLSALVYNKDFRDKNFGKGKIDGVFTIGQATKEEQRLIEEKIEQRKSLKEDVAKRKDTLQKKTEDLQEKDNSFRDIAWVEVYKAYENVFSDAFVGFKIKENFKNKLIEEFTGNKSALLDYETLAAKAKTIFGSAPETLARLSIPSFSRILEIEKDDLWAKKILGKADVDIAKLIQRLNLNDWVNEGRKFIEPDNQTCPFCQQSTITKTFIEQLEDYFDASFIEDTANIKRLAEEYILLTKNCLNFLQQIENGEKTNKSSKLDKEKFSAYLKTFSSQLTANGILLENKGKEPSRSIKLESVKKQLEELCALITTANTEINAHNEIVANFSKERQTLIKNVWRFLTDKHKTLIDNFVNSREIIQKAIKGITDGITEAERKYKELDKDIKERSKNVTSVQPSIDEINRTLQNFGFHNFLIVPYQAEANKYQIQRENGDIADATLSEGEITFITFLYFLQLTRGGSTESNITEDRILVIDDPISSLDSNVLFIVSSLLKEIIKQIKADRGSIKQLILLTHNVYFHKEVSFVDRGSASKEIVFWMLRKNNQVTNVQCYGEHNPIKNSYELLWHELKNKEQNSAVTLQNTMRRIIENYFSLLGSGMNDKLLDKFEINEDKAICRSLLSWINDGSHSIPDDLFVEHAGDMTDRYLEVFKKVFEHTEHLEHYNMMMTA comes from the coding sequence ATGAACGTTGCCACTTATAACCAAGCAGGTGTGCTGTTCGACAACCTTAAAAAAATCAATTTTATCTATGGTGTTAACGGCAGTGGGAAAACAACCCTGACCAAGCTGGTCGCAAACTCTGAAGATCCGATATTTAACAAGTGTACAGTTACCTGGAAGAACAATGTAAAATTGAGCGCCCTGGTATACAATAAGGATTTTAGGGATAAAAATTTTGGAAAAGGGAAAATAGATGGTGTATTTACTATTGGGCAGGCCACGAAAGAAGAGCAGAGGTTAATCGAGGAGAAGATCGAACAACGCAAATCGCTTAAAGAAGATGTTGCCAAACGTAAAGATACCTTGCAAAAGAAAACTGAGGATTTGCAGGAAAAGGACAATTCATTTCGTGACATAGCTTGGGTTGAGGTTTACAAAGCTTATGAAAATGTCTTTAGTGACGCATTTGTCGGTTTTAAAATAAAAGAGAATTTCAAAAACAAACTGATCGAGGAATTCACCGGTAATAAGTCTGCACTTTTGGATTACGAAACGCTTGCGGCGAAAGCAAAAACCATTTTTGGATCAGCGCCGGAAACGTTGGCCAGACTTTCAATACCAAGCTTTTCGCGCATATTAGAAATCGAAAAAGATGATTTATGGGCAAAAAAAATATTGGGCAAAGCGGATGTAGATATTGCCAAATTGATACAAAGGTTGAATTTGAATGATTGGGTGAACGAGGGTAGAAAGTTTATCGAACCGGATAATCAAACGTGCCCTTTCTGTCAGCAAAGTACGATTACGAAAACGTTTATCGAACAATTGGAGGACTATTTTGATGCGTCCTTTATCGAGGATACGGCGAATATTAAAAGGCTTGCAGAAGAATATATTTTGCTTACGAAGAATTGTTTGAATTTCCTTCAGCAAATCGAAAACGGGGAAAAGACTAATAAAAGTTCAAAACTCGACAAAGAAAAATTTTCGGCGTATTTGAAAACTTTTTCAAGCCAGCTGACCGCTAATGGCATCTTGCTTGAAAACAAAGGAAAAGAACCCAGTCGTAGCATTAAACTGGAAAGTGTTAAAAAACAGCTTGAAGAGCTTTGCGCGCTGATCACCACGGCCAATACAGAAATCAACGCCCATAACGAGATCGTGGCCAACTTTAGTAAAGAACGACAGACGCTGATTAAAAACGTGTGGCGGTTCCTTACCGATAAGCACAAGACACTGATCGACAATTTTGTTAATAGTCGGGAAATCATTCAAAAAGCTATCAAAGGTATTACTGATGGGATAACCGAAGCGGAAAGAAAATACAAAGAACTCGATAAAGATATCAAGGAGCGTAGTAAAAATGTGACCAGTGTACAGCCGTCTATTGATGAGATCAACCGGACTTTGCAAAACTTTGGCTTTCATAATTTTTTAATTGTTCCTTACCAGGCTGAGGCCAACAAATACCAAATCCAAAGAGAGAATGGTGATATTGCAGATGCTACCTTGAGTGAAGGGGAGATCACTTTTATAACTTTTTTGTACTTCCTTCAATTGACGAGGGGGGGCAGCACAGAATCCAATATTACAGAAGACCGGATTTTAGTGATCGATGACCCGATCAGTAGTCTGGATAGTAACGTTTTGTTTATCGTAAGTTCTTTACTTAAAGAGATCATTAAACAGATCAAGGCGGACAGGGGAAGTATAAAGCAGTTGATTTTGTTAACCCACAATGTTTACTTTCACAAAGAGGTGTCTTTTGTTGACCGGGGTAGCGCATCAAAAGAAATTGTTTTCTGGATGCTTCGTAAAAATAACCAAGTGACGAATGTGCAATGTTATGGGGAACATAACCCGATAAAAAATTCTTATGAATTGCTTTGGCACGAATTAAAAAATAAAGAACAAAATTCTGCGGTGACCCTGCAAAATACGATGCGGCGGATTATAGAAAATTACTTCAGCCTGCTGGGCAGCGGGATGAACGATAAGTTGCTTGATAAATTTGAAATTAATGAAGATAAAGCGATCTGCCGGTCACTGCTAAGCTGGATTAATGATGGCTCGCACAGCATTCCGGATGATTTATTTGTCGAGCATGCGGGTGATATGACAGACCGCTATTTGGAGGTTTTCAAAAAGGTATTTGAACATACTGAGCATTTGGAGCACTATAATATGATGATGACCGCATGA
- a CDS encoding site-specific integrase yields MQGEELFPVRKLSDIFTYQINFIDSLVGINYTISTLRKYKRTYEILKRYMKRNYDVEDLRLDELDFKFIREYEAFLRTNYTMQNNTVASTVRRVRSVVRLAMNLGWLSHDPFIALKMKVDEVYRDYLTSEELSRMCSKTFKLKRLATVRDLFVFSCYTGLAYIDTVKLQLDDVFTGEDGEQWLQSHRSKNNNRVRIPLLPPALKLIKFYQDDPRTPVGKLFPPISNQKANAYLKEIAKAVHINKKLTYHIARHTFATTVTLTNGVPIETVGQMLGHKSIKSTQLYARVTDKKVKIDMDPLKARYEGQELGLEKEY; encoded by the coding sequence ATGCAGGGTGAAGAGCTATTCCCCGTCCGAAAGCTCTCCGACATTTTTACTTACCAGATTAATTTTATCGATTCTCTGGTTGGAATAAATTATACCATAAGCACTTTGCGGAAGTATAAGCGGACTTACGAAATCTTGAAACGCTATATGAAGCGAAACTATGACGTGGAGGACTTGAGGCTTGACGAGCTGGATTTCAAGTTTATTCGGGAATACGAGGCTTTCCTGCGAACCAACTATACGATGCAGAACAATACTGTCGCATCAACCGTTCGCCGGGTAAGGTCAGTGGTCAGACTGGCAATGAATCTGGGCTGGTTAAGCCATGATCCTTTTATTGCGTTGAAAATGAAAGTGGACGAAGTTTACCGGGATTATTTGACAAGCGAAGAACTCAGCCGCATGTGTTCGAAAACCTTTAAGCTGAAACGCCTGGCTACAGTCCGGGACTTGTTTGTTTTTAGTTGTTATACGGGTTTGGCTTATATCGATACGGTCAAGTTGCAGCTGGACGATGTTTTTACCGGGGAAGATGGCGAGCAGTGGCTACAAAGCCATCGTTCAAAAAACAACAACCGGGTGCGTATTCCGCTTTTGCCCCCGGCTTTGAAACTGATCAAATTTTACCAGGATGATCCGAGGACGCCTGTGGGTAAGTTATTCCCGCCGATCAGCAATCAAAAAGCGAATGCCTATTTAAAAGAGATCGCGAAGGCGGTGCATATCAATAAGAAATTGACCTATCATATCGCCAGACATACCTTCGCTACGACGGTTACGCTGACAAATGGCGTTCCTATTGAGACGGTAGGGCAAATGCTGGGGCACAAGAGTATCAAATCAACGCAATTATATGCACGGGTCACTGATAAAAAGGTGAAAATAGATATGGACCCCTTGAAAGCACGTTACGAGGGTCAGGAGCTGGGCCTGGAAAAAGAATATTGA
- a CDS encoding competence protein CoiA family protein, with amino-acid sequence MTTDNEEEKSSRPKKTDAYESRCFGLVGGVALLADLKTLVNAGYVRKSDGPFYCRACLSEAIVRKCSDKEDHFAHKALVTPTGQNKDTAFHHGVRDELFGILKERFPLGNWKTEVKIVDESLGTFIPDIAGYFGERNKAFPAVAVEVQLSPYSPSYIRKKTTFYAKKNIHVLWVVPLTRPLEKAVFRPRRYELYLHSMYLGYVFYYEPDKNGLLTPVHYGPAMRYIEPKTFFDENAEEQHVGNFYLKYKTLKEPKTGDEVFLADAVAKISGAWENPNNKRLNLPERKIMVTPQKRWWEKDENKQWLKENDWVAYARKYLPQYEPDDDYMGEEAEDEQ; translated from the coding sequence ATGACTACAGATAACGAAGAAGAAAAATCCTCCCGACCGAAGAAGACCGACGCATATGAATCCCGGTGTTTTGGCCTTGTTGGCGGTGTGGCGCTTTTAGCCGACTTGAAAACCTTGGTCAATGCCGGGTATGTCAGAAAATCAGACGGGCCGTTTTATTGCAGAGCGTGTTTGTCCGAAGCGATCGTTAGAAAGTGCAGTGATAAAGAAGACCATTTCGCACATAAGGCGCTGGTCACGCCGACCGGGCAAAATAAGGACACGGCTTTTCACCATGGGGTCCGCGATGAGCTATTTGGCATTTTAAAAGAACGCTTCCCCTTAGGCAACTGGAAGACTGAAGTTAAAATTGTGGATGAGTCGCTGGGTACATTCATACCGGATATTGCCGGCTATTTTGGGGAAAGGAACAAAGCTTTCCCGGCGGTAGCGGTCGAAGTCCAGTTGAGTCCTTATTCGCCAAGTTATATCAGGAAGAAAACCACGTTTTACGCCAAAAAAAACATCCATGTTCTTTGGGTGGTACCGTTAACAAGACCCCTGGAAAAAGCCGTTTTCAGACCAAGACGTTATGAACTTTATCTGCATAGTATGTACCTGGGGTATGTGTTTTATTACGAACCTGATAAAAATGGCCTACTTACGCCTGTCCATTACGGACCTGCTATGCGGTATATTGAGCCGAAGACTTTTTTTGATGAAAATGCTGAGGAACAACATGTTGGAAATTTTTACTTGAAGTACAAGACATTGAAAGAGCCGAAGACCGGCGATGAAGTGTTCCTTGCCGATGCCGTTGCTAAGATAAGCGGGGCCTGGGAAAATCCTAATAATAAGCGGCTAAACCTTCCGGAAAGAAAAATCATGGTCACTCCGCAAAAACGCTGGTGGGAAAAAGATGAAAACAAACAATGGCTTAAAGAAAATGACTGGGTGGCTTATGCACGGAAATATTTGCCGCAGTATGAACCTGATGATGATTATATGGGTGAAGAAGCTGAAGATGAGCAGTAA